The Oncorhynchus mykiss isolate Arlee chromosome 28, USDA_OmykA_1.1, whole genome shotgun sequence genome includes a window with the following:
- the LOC118944834 gene encoding keratin-associated protein 4-6-like has product MADLECVPPGCALWSPGQAECVPPGCALWSPGRQSVFLQAVLCGPPGRQSVFLQAVLCPPRAGRVCSSRLCSVVPRAGRVCSSRLCSVVPGQAECVPPGCALWSPGQAECVPPGCALWSLGRQSVFLQAVLCGPRAGRAECAPPGCALWSPGTQSVFLQAVLYTA; this is encoded by the exons ATGGCAGATCTGGAGTGTGTTCCTCCAGGCTGTGCTCTGTGGTCCCCCGGGCAGGCAGAGTGTGTTCCTCCAGGCTGTGCTCTGTGGTCCCCGGGCAGGCAGAGTGTGTTCCTCCAGGCTGTGCTCTGTGGTCCCCCGGGCAGGCAGAGTGTGTTCCTCCAGGCTGTGCTCTGTCCTCCCCGGGCAGGCAGAGTGTGTTCCTCCAGGCTGTGCTCTGTGGTCCCCCGGGCAGGCAGAGTGTGTTCCTCCAGGCTGTGCTCTGTGGTCCCCGGGCAGGCAGAGTGTGTTCCTCCAGGCTGTGCTCTGTGGTCACCCGGGCAGGCAGAGTGTGTTCCTCCAGGCTGTGCTCTGTGGTCCCTGGGCAGGCAGAGTGTGTTCCTCCAGGCTGTGCTCTGTGGTCCCCGGGCAGGCAGA GCAGAGTGTGCTCCTCCAGGCTGTGCTCTGTGGTCCCCGGGAACGCAGAGTGTGTTCCTCCAGGCTGTGCTCTATACAGCCTAG